In Nostocoides sp. HKS02, the DNA window GACTCAGGGGTGGTGATGAGCACGTCGGTGGGAGTGCGCGCGAATGCGCGGCGCTCGTTCGCCGGCGTGTCGCCGGAACGCACGGCCACGGTGATGTCGGGTGGGGTCAGCCCGAGCCGGGTCGCCGCGTGGCCGATGCCGACCAGCGGCGAGCGCAGGTTGCGCTCGACGTCGACGGCCAGGGCCTTCATCGGGGAGACGTAGAGGACCCGGCACCGCTTGAGCCGCTCGACGGGAACCGGCTCGCTGGACAACCGGTCGAGCGCCCAGAGGAACGCGGACAGCGTCTTGCCCGAGCCGGTGGGCGCCACGACGAGCGCATGGTGCCCCGAGCTGATCGCCGACCAGGCGCCGGCCTGGGCCGCGGTGGGCGCGGTGAAGGAGCCCCTGAACCACGCCGCGGTGGCGGGGGAGAACCGGTCGAGCACGTCGCCTGCCATCAGAGCCACAGCCTCTCACCCCGGACCGACACTCGCTGCCGCCGTAGGACGCTGGCTGGTCGGCCGGTGGTCCTGTCGGACGCTGTGCCTACACTCGGGCCGTGCGTCTGAGCCGGTTCTGGGAGCTGATGAACGACGAGTTCGGCGAGACCTATGCCGGCTCGCTCGCTCGCGGGCACACCCTGCACGCCCTCGGCGACGTCACGGTGCTCGAGGCGCTGGACCGCGGCGAGTCTCCTCGGCGGGTCTGGCTCGCGCTCTGCGACGACATGGACGTGCCCGAGTCGCGCCGACTCGGCATCGAGCGCCGGCACGTCCGGTGACCCGTCTCGACTGGTCGGCCCACCCGCTGGTCCTCGCACCCATGGCGGGCGGCCCGACCACCGTGGCACTCGCCGCCGCGGCGGCTCGGGGAGGGATGTTCCCGTTCCTCGCCGGCGCCTACCTCACCGCCGCGCGGCTGCGCGAGGACGTCGCAGCCCTGCGTGCGGCGACCGCGGCGCCGTTCGGGGTCAACGTCTTCGCGCCGTCACCGAACCTGCCCACGATGCACGCCGACGCCCTCGCGTATGCCGAGCTGCTGGCGCCGTGGGCGGCCGCCGCGGGCGTCGAGCTCGGCGAGCCGCGCTATGACGACGACGCGTTCGACGCCAAGGTGGACCTGCTCGTCGAGCTGGCGCCGCCGCTCGTGAGCTTCGCCTTCGCCTGGCCACCCGCCGAGGTCGTGGCCCGCCTCCAGGCGGCCGGCGTCGAGGTCTGGGTCACGCTCAACGATCCCGACGAGGTGGCCTGGGCGCAGGAGCTGGGCGTCGACGGGCTGGTGGCCCAGGGCTGGGAGGCCGGCGGTCACCGGGGTGGCCCGGTCGACACCGGCGCAGAACAGCTGGCGGTGCGCGAGCTCGTCAGCGCACTGCGAGACCGCAGTCCGCTGCCGGTGATGGCGGCCGGCGGGCTCATGACCGGTGGCGACGCCGCGCAACTGCGCGCGGTCGGCGCGGTGGCCAGCGCGTTCGGCACGGCCTTCCTGGACTGCGTCGAGGCCGGCACCGCCGGGGTCCACCGGTATGCGCTCACCCACCGCAGCGGCACGCGCGTCACGCGGGCGTTCACCGGCCGCAGCGCGCGGGCCCTGAGCACGACGTGGACCGAGCGGTTCGGCGACGTCGCGCCGGCGGCATACCCCCACGTGCACCACCTGACCGCGCCCCTGCGGGCCCACGGCAAGGCGACCGGCGAGGCCGAGCTGGTGCACCTGTGGGCGGGCACCGGCCACGCCGGGATCCGTCCGATGGCGGCCACCGAGCTGGCCCGCACCCTGCGGGCCGAGCTGGACGCCGGAAATGGGTGAGAGCGTGTCGGCGATTGTCGGTAGCGTGCAGCATCGTGCCTGACGACGACATCCTGCTGAGCGCCTCGGGGCTGACGAAGACCTTCGGGGACTTCACGGCCGTCGACGGCATCGACTTCGCGGTCCGCAAGGGGGAGTGCTTCGGGTTCCTCGGTCCCAACGGGGCGGGCAAGTCCTCGACGATGCGCATGGTGGGGTGTGTCTCCCCGGTCTCCGACGGTGAGCTGCGGCTGTTCGGGCTCGACCCCGGTCAGCACGGCCCGGCCATCCGCGCGCGCCTGGGCAGCTGCCCCCAGAAGGACACCCTCGACGAGGAGCTCACGGTCGAGGAGAACCTCTGGGTCTACGGCCGCTACTTCGGCCTCTCGCGCAAGGAGGTCCGCTCCCGGGCTGCCGAGCTGCTCGACTTCGCCCAGCTCACCGACCGGGCCGGTGACAAGGTCGAGCCGCTGTCCGGCGGCATGAAGCGGCGGCTGACGATCGCCCGCTCGCTGATCAACTCACCCGAGATCCTGCTGCTCGACGAGCCCACCACGGGCCTGGACCCGCAAGCGCGCCACGTCCTGTGGGACCGGCTCTTCCGGCTCAAGCGCTCCGGCGTGACGCTGGTGCTGACCACGCACTACATGGACGAGGCGGAGCAGCTCTGCGACCGGCTGGTGGTCATGGACCACGGGCGGATCGTCGCCGAGGGGTCGCCTCGCGAGCTCATCGACACCTACTCGACCCGTGAGGTGCTCGAGCTGCGCTTCGACGTCGAGGACCAGCGCGACTTCGCCCAACAGCTCGCCGGGGTGGGGGAGCGGGTGGAGGTCCTGCCCGACCGCCTGCTGGTCTACACCGACGACGGCGACGCGGCCGCCGCGGCAGTCCACGCCCGCGGCATCGCGCCGCTGTCCTCGTTGGTGCGCCGCTCGACCCTGGAAGACGTGTTCCTCCACCTGACCGGCCGGACGCTGGTGGACTGATGTCACCCCTGCCGCCCACCGAAGCCGTCACCGAGCAGTGGGAGCAACGGGCCACCCCAGGCCCGCGACCCGCACTGAGCGCCCACGAACGGGTGCTGGCAGTGTGGGAGTACCACCTGCGGGTCTATCGCCGGACCTGGCGTGGCTCGGTCATCTCCCGGGCGCTCATGCCCCTGCTCTTCCTGCTGTCCATGGGGGTCGGGCTCGGGTCGCTGGTCGACCACCGGGCCGGCGGCGTCCACGGCGTGCCGTACCTCGCGTTCGTGGCCCCGGCGATCCTGGCGGTGCAGACCATGTGGGTGGCCAACGGCGAGTCGACGTACCAGGTGCTCGGGTACATCAAGTGGAACATGACCTACCACGCCCAGCTGGCCTCGCCTCTGGGCGTGCGCGACGTGCTCTCAGGGCACTTCCTGGCGGTGGCCTGCCACCTGGTCATGTCCACGTCGTTCTTCATGGTCGTCGCCGCGCTGTTCGGGGGCTTCCACTCCTGGTGGGCCCTGCTGTGCCTGCCGATCGCCGTCCTGACCGGCATGGCCTTCAGCATCCCGATGTTCGCGTTCACCGCGGTGCAGGAGGGTGACAACGGGTTCAACATCCTGTTCCGCTGGATCATCACGCCGATGATGCTCTTCTCCGGGACGTTCTTCCCCATCCAGCAGCTGCCCGTCTGGATGCAGCCGATCGCCTGGGCGACGCCCCTGTGGCACGGCGTCGAGGCCTGTCGCGCGGTGGCCAGCGGCACCATCGCCTGGGGGCCGCTGGCCGGTCACCTGCTCGTCCCGCTGGCGTATGCCGCGGTGGGCTGGTGGCTTGCCGAGCGCGCCTTTGCCCGGAGGCTGGTTCCGTGAGCGCGACCACGACTTCGACCTCGCCGGCCGCGCGGGTGGCTCGTCTCGTCCCGATGCCTGCGGGGGCCGGCCTCGCCCGGATGATGGTCGAGCGCAACGTCACGGCGTTCCGACGGGGCTGGATCGCGCTCGTCACCGGGTTTGCCGAGCCGGTGTTCTACCTGTTCTCCCTCGGGATCGGGATCGGCGCCCTAGTGCACACCGTCACCACCGACTCGGGCCGCGTCGTGAGCTACGTGCAGTTCGTCGCGCCGGCGCTGCTGGCGACCTCGGCGATGAACGGCGCCGTGTTCGACTCGACCTTCAACGTGTTCTTCAAGCTGAAGTACGCCCGCCTGTACGACGCCGTGCTGGCCACCCCCATGGGCCCGCGGGACATCGCCGTCGGAGAGATCTCGTGGTCGCTCATCCGCGGCGGGATGTACTCGGCCCTGTTCCTGGCGGTGGCCCTGGTGGCTGGTGCGGTCACCTCCTGGTGGGCCGTGCTGGCCTTGCCCGCGGCCGTGTTCATCGGCTTCGCCTTCGCGGCGGCGGGGATGTTCGCCACGACCTTCATGCGCTCGTGGGTCGACTTCGACTACGTGACCCTGGCGATCCAGCCGATGTTCCTGTTCTCGGCGACCTTCTTCCCGCTGTCGACCTACCCCGATGCGCTGCGATGGCTGGTGGAGTGCACTCCGCTGTACCACGGCGTCGCGCTCGAGCGGGCGCTCCTGCTCGGGGACGTGGGCTGGGGAGTGCTGGGTCACGTGCTGTACCTGGGCGTGCTGGGTGGGGTGGGCGTCATCGGCGCAGCCCGTCGGCTCGAACGACTGCTGCTTTCGTAGGTCGGCGTGTCGCGCTAGACCACCGCCCATTTCGAACACACGTTCGGTAGACTCATGCACAGGTGGAGCCCCGACGGGCCTTCGTCCACAGCTCTGGTGTGGGCTCAGGTCGACTGTCGGTGGCGACTCCTAGCGTCTGACCCAACAGCGGATACTGCACAGATTCTGACTGACCAGTTCTCTGACTGACCAGGGTCGAAGGCAGGCGCGCCCGACTCGACCAGTGAAAGAAGGAACCGTGGCGAAGATGGCTGCAACCACCAGCTCGAACGGCATCGACCAGAAGGCCAAGTCCCTGGACTCCGTCATGGGCCAGATCGAGAAGTCGTTCGGCAAGGGCGCCGTGATGCGCCTGGGCGACGACATCCGACCGCCCATCGAAGTGATCCCCACCGGCTCGATCGCGCTCGACATCGCGCTCGGCATCGGTGGCCTTCCGCGCGGTCGGGTCGTGGAGATCTACGGCCCGGAGTCCTCGGGCAAGACCACCGTCGCCCTGCATGCGATCGCCAACGCGCAGAAGGCCGGCGGCATCGCCGCGTTCATCGACGCCGAGCACGCCCTCGACCCGGAGTACGCCAAGAAGCTGGGGGTCGACACCGACGCTCTGCTCGTCAGCCAGCCCGACACCGGTGAGCAGGCACTCGAGATCGCCGACATGCTGATCCGCTCGGGCGCCCTCGACATCATCGTCATCGACTCCGTCGCGGCGCTGGTTCCCCGTGCCGAGATCGAGGGCGAGATGGGCGACAGCCACGTGGGCCTGCAGGCCAGGCTCATGTCCCAGGCCCTGCGCAAGCTCACCGGCGCCATCAACAACACGGGCACCACCGCCATCTTCATCAACCAGCTCCGCGAGAAGATCGGCGTCATGTTCGGCTCGCCCGAGACGACGACCGGTGGCAAGGCGCTGAAGTTCTACGCCTCGGTCCGACTCGACGTCCGCCGCATCGAGACGCTCAAGGACGGCACCGAACCCGTCGGCAACCGCACCCGCGTCAAGGTCGTCAAGAACAAGGTCTCGCCCCCGTTCAAGCAGGCCGAGTTCGACATCCTCTACGGCTTCGGCATCTCTCGCGAGGGTGGCCTCATCGACATGGGCGTCGACCAGGGCTTCGTCCGCAAGGCCGGTGCCTGGTACACCTACGACGGCGACCAGCTGGGCCAGGGCAAGGAGAACGCCCGGCAGTTCCTCAAGGACAACCCCGACCTGGCCGACGAGATCGAGAAGAAGATCAAGGAGAAGCTCGGCATCGGTCCGCAGGTCGACAAGCCGGCCATAGCTGTCGTCCCTGAGGTCTCCGTCGAGTTCTGATCCGCATGACTGCGCGACACGACACGGCCAGGGCTGCCCTCGAGGCGGCCCTGGCCGCGACCGCGTCCGACCGAGCCGAGGCCCGGCCCGAGCGGCCCGACCGACCCGAACCGGCCGAACAGTCCGGTGAACCGAACCCCTATGACGTCGCCCGCCAGATCGCCTTGCGCCAGCTCGCGCTGTCACCGAAGAGCCGCAAGCAGCTCCTCGACAAGCTGCGCCAGCGCAACTGCCCCGACGACGTCGCCGAGGCGGTGCTCGACCGCCTCACCGAGGTCGGGCTCATCGACGACGAGGCGTTTGCCGGGATGCTCGTCCGGTCCCAGCAGGCCGGCCGCGGCCTGGCCAAGCGAGCCCTCGCGCGCGAGCTGCGCACCAAGGGCGTCGACGACGAGACGGCGCAGGCCGCGCTGGAGGCGGTCAGCTCCGACGACGAGCGGGCCCGCGCGGAGCGGCTCGTGGCCAAGCGCCTGAAGGCTCTGCACGGGCTCGAGCCCGCTGTGCAGACCCGTCGGCTCGCCGCCATGCTGGCCCGCAAGGGGTACCCCTCCGACCTGGTGATGAGCGTGGTTCGCGAGGCCGTCGCGAACGCGCCGGAGCACCGGCGTGACTGAGCACGGCATACCCGGCGGTGCGCAGCACGTACCCTTGTCCGTGCGATGAGTACCACCACAGCCCTCGTGGCCCACCCCACCTACGACGTCCGCACCCATGGGTGCCAGATGAACGTCCACGACTCCGAGCGGCTGGCCGGGCTGCTCGAGACGGCGGGCTACGTCGACGTCAACAGCCTCCCGGCAGACCAGCGCCCTGAGGCTGCCGACGTGGTCGTCTTCAACACGTGTGCGGTGCGCGAGAACGCCGACAACAAGCTCTACGGCAACCTCGGTCAGCTGCGTCCGGCCAAGACCCGCAACCCCGACATGCAGATCGCCGTCGGCGGCTGCATGGCCCAGAAGGACCGCGAGACCATCGTCGCGCGTGCGCCCTGGGTCGATGTCGTGTTCGGCACCAACAACATCGGCAGCCTCCCGGCCCTGCTCGACCGGGCGCGCCACAACAAGCGCGCGGAGGTCGAGATCCTCGAGAGCCTCGAGGTGTTCCCGAGCACGCTGCCGACGCGACGTGACTCGGCCTATGCCGGCTGGGTCTCGATCTCGGTGGGGTGCAACAACACCTGCACGTTCTGCATCGTCCCGAGCCTGCGTGGTCGTGAGGCCGACCGGCGCCCTGGTGACGTCCTGGCCGAGATCCGGGCGCTCGTCGAGCAGGGGGTCGTCGAGGTGACCCTGCTCGGACAGAACGTCAACACCTATGGCGTCGAGTTCGGCGACCGACTCGCGTTCGGCAAGCTGTTGCGGGCCTGCGGCGAGATCGACGGTCTGGAGCGGGTCCGGTTCACCAGCCCCCACCCCGCGGCATTCACCGACGACGTCATCACCGCGATGGCGCAGACCCCGAACGTCATGCCCAGCCTGCACATGCCGCTGCAGTCGGGCTCCGACAAGGTGCTCAAGGACATGCGCCGGTCCTACCGCAGTGCGAAGTTCCTCGGCATCCTCGACAAGGTCCGCGCCCAGATCCCTGACGCGGCGATCACCACCGACATCATCGTCGGCTTCCCCGGCGAGACCGAGGCCGACTTCGCCGAGACGCTGCGCGTCGTGCGCGAGTCCCGGTTCGCGAGCGCCTTCACCTTCCAGTACTCCATCCGCCCGGGCACCCCGGCCGCGACGATGCCCGACCAGCTGCCCAAGGCGGTCGTCCAGGAGCGTTACGAGCGGCTGATCGAGGTCCAGGAGGAGGTCTCCTGGGCGGAGAACCGCCGCCTCGAGGGGCGCGAGGTCGAGGTGCTCGTCGCCACCGGCGAGGGACGCAAGGACACCGCGACCCACCGACTCTCAGGTCGAGCCCGGGACAACCGGCTGGTGCACTTCGCCGTGCCCGAGGGCGGCGAGCGACCGCGTCCGGGTGACCTGGTCACGGTCGGGGTCACCTACGGCGCGCCTCACCACCTGGTCGCCGACGCCTCCCTCGCGGGTGGCGCGTATGCCGTGCGCCGTTCGGCCGGCGGCGATGCATGGGCGGCGCTCCAGGACGCTCCGGTCCCGGGCAAGCCCGGGGTCTCGCTGGGCATGCCCGGTGTGGGTCGGCCCGCACCCACGGCCGCGCCCACCTGCGGCTGACGATCTGGCTGCGCGAATCTGGAAGACTGCCGACCCATGACCATCCGGCCCATCGTCATCACCGGCGAGCCCGTCCTGCACCAGCGCGCCGAGCCGGTGCCGACCTTCGACGGAACGCTCGAACAGCTGGCCACCGACCTGTTCGAGACCATGGATGCCGCCCACGGCGTGGGCCTCGCCGCGCCCCAGATCGGGGTGGGCCTGCGGGTGTTCACCTGGGCGATGGACAACGACGACGGGGTGCCGGCTCGCGGCATCATCGTCAACCCGTTCGTCAGTGCGGCCAAGCCCAGCGTCGAGGAGCCGGACCCGCACGACGAGACCGAGGGCTGCTTGTCCGTGCCCGGCGAGAGCTTCCCCCTCAAGCGAGGGGAGCGAGCCACGGTCAGCGGCTTCGACCTCGCGGGCAACGAGGTCTCGTTCGAGGCGACGGGGTGGTTCGCCCGGTGCATGCAGCATGAGTACGACCACCTCAACGGCTTCCTCTACGTCGACCGGCTCAGCGACCGATGGGCCCGCAAGGCGCGCAAGGCCGTGAAGCGTCAAGGCTGGGGCGCCCCGGGGTTCAGCTGGCTGCCCGGAGTGGACCCCGACCCGTTCGGGCACGACGACGTCGAGCACCAGCACGACGAGAACCAGCACGACCTCTGACGATGACTCCACCACCGAGATGACGGGCCCGCTCGTCGTCGCCGTCGTCGGGGCCACCGCGACCGGCAAGTCCGACCTTGCGCTGGACCTCGCCGAGCACCTCGGCGGTGAGGTGGTCAATGCCGACGCCAGCCAGCTGTACCGCGGCATGGACATCGGCACGGCCAAGGTGCCACCAGCCGAGCGACGCGGCATACCGCACCACCAGCTCGACGTGCTGGGGGTGACGCAGGAGGCGAGTGTGGCTGCCTACCAGGCCGCCGCGCGGGCCGACCTCGCCGCGATCCAGGGCCGGGGGGCTCACCCCGTCCTGGTCGG includes these proteins:
- a CDS encoding DUF3046 domain-containing protein, with the protein product MRLSRFWELMNDEFGETYAGSLARGHTLHALGDVTVLEALDRGESPRRVWLALCDDMDVPESRRLGIERRHVR
- a CDS encoding nitronate monooxygenase, giving the protein MTRLDWSAHPLVLAPMAGGPTTVALAAAAARGGMFPFLAGAYLTAARLREDVAALRAATAAPFGVNVFAPSPNLPTMHADALAYAELLAPWAAAAGVELGEPRYDDDAFDAKVDLLVELAPPLVSFAFAWPPAEVVARLQAAGVEVWVTLNDPDEVAWAQELGVDGLVAQGWEAGGHRGGPVDTGAEQLAVRELVSALRDRSPLPVMAAGGLMTGGDAAQLRAVGAVASAFGTAFLDCVEAGTAGVHRYALTHRSGTRVTRAFTGRSARALSTTWTERFGDVAPAAYPHVHHLTAPLRAHGKATGEAELVHLWAGTGHAGIRPMAATELARTLRAELDAGNG
- a CDS encoding ABC transporter ATP-binding protein, encoding MPDDDILLSASGLTKTFGDFTAVDGIDFAVRKGECFGFLGPNGAGKSSTMRMVGCVSPVSDGELRLFGLDPGQHGPAIRARLGSCPQKDTLDEELTVEENLWVYGRYFGLSRKEVRSRAAELLDFAQLTDRAGDKVEPLSGGMKRRLTIARSLINSPEILLLDEPTTGLDPQARHVLWDRLFRLKRSGVTLVLTTHYMDEAEQLCDRLVVMDHGRIVAEGSPRELIDTYSTREVLELRFDVEDQRDFAQQLAGVGERVEVLPDRLLVYTDDGDAAAAAVHARGIAPLSSLVRRSTLEDVFLHLTGRTLVD
- a CDS encoding ABC transporter permease, producing the protein MSPLPPTEAVTEQWEQRATPGPRPALSAHERVLAVWEYHLRVYRRTWRGSVISRALMPLLFLLSMGVGLGSLVDHRAGGVHGVPYLAFVAPAILAVQTMWVANGESTYQVLGYIKWNMTYHAQLASPLGVRDVLSGHFLAVACHLVMSTSFFMVVAALFGGFHSWWALLCLPIAVLTGMAFSIPMFAFTAVQEGDNGFNILFRWIITPMMLFSGTFFPIQQLPVWMQPIAWATPLWHGVEACRAVASGTIAWGPLAGHLLVPLAYAAVGWWLAERAFARRLVP
- a CDS encoding ABC transporter permease codes for the protein MSATTTSTSPAARVARLVPMPAGAGLARMMVERNVTAFRRGWIALVTGFAEPVFYLFSLGIGIGALVHTVTTDSGRVVSYVQFVAPALLATSAMNGAVFDSTFNVFFKLKYARLYDAVLATPMGPRDIAVGEISWSLIRGGMYSALFLAVALVAGAVTSWWAVLALPAAVFIGFAFAAAGMFATTFMRSWVDFDYVTLAIQPMFLFSATFFPLSTYPDALRWLVECTPLYHGVALERALLLGDVGWGVLGHVLYLGVLGGVGVIGAARRLERLLLS
- the recA gene encoding recombinase RecA, whose amino-acid sequence is MAATTSSNGIDQKAKSLDSVMGQIEKSFGKGAVMRLGDDIRPPIEVIPTGSIALDIALGIGGLPRGRVVEIYGPESSGKTTVALHAIANAQKAGGIAAFIDAEHALDPEYAKKLGVDTDALLVSQPDTGEQALEIADMLIRSGALDIIVIDSVAALVPRAEIEGEMGDSHVGLQARLMSQALRKLTGAINNTGTTAIFINQLREKIGVMFGSPETTTGGKALKFYASVRLDVRRIETLKDGTEPVGNRTRVKVVKNKVSPPFKQAEFDILYGFGISREGGLIDMGVDQGFVRKAGAWYTYDGDQLGQGKENARQFLKDNPDLADEIEKKIKEKLGIGPQVDKPAIAVVPEVSVEF
- a CDS encoding regulatory protein RecX translates to MTARHDTARAALEAALAATASDRAEARPERPDRPEPAEQSGEPNPYDVARQIALRQLALSPKSRKQLLDKLRQRNCPDDVAEAVLDRLTEVGLIDDEAFAGMLVRSQQAGRGLAKRALARELRTKGVDDETAQAALEAVSSDDERARAERLVAKRLKALHGLEPAVQTRRLAAMLARKGYPSDLVMSVVREAVANAPEHRRD
- the miaB gene encoding tRNA (N6-isopentenyl adenosine(37)-C2)-methylthiotransferase MiaB; this encodes MSTTTALVAHPTYDVRTHGCQMNVHDSERLAGLLETAGYVDVNSLPADQRPEAADVVVFNTCAVRENADNKLYGNLGQLRPAKTRNPDMQIAVGGCMAQKDRETIVARAPWVDVVFGTNNIGSLPALLDRARHNKRAEVEILESLEVFPSTLPTRRDSAYAGWVSISVGCNNTCTFCIVPSLRGREADRRPGDVLAEIRALVEQGVVEVTLLGQNVNTYGVEFGDRLAFGKLLRACGEIDGLERVRFTSPHPAAFTDDVITAMAQTPNVMPSLHMPLQSGSDKVLKDMRRSYRSAKFLGILDKVRAQIPDAAITTDIIVGFPGETEADFAETLRVVRESRFASAFTFQYSIRPGTPAATMPDQLPKAVVQERYERLIEVQEEVSWAENRRLEGREVEVLVATGEGRKDTATHRLSGRARDNRLVHFAVPEGGERPRPGDLVTVGVTYGAPHHLVADASLAGGAYAVRRSAGGDAWAALQDAPVPGKPGVSLGMPGVGRPAPTAAPTCG
- the def gene encoding peptide deformylase, which codes for MTIRPIVITGEPVLHQRAEPVPTFDGTLEQLATDLFETMDAAHGVGLAAPQIGVGLRVFTWAMDNDDGVPARGIIVNPFVSAAKPSVEEPDPHDETEGCLSVPGESFPLKRGERATVSGFDLAGNEVSFEATGWFARCMQHEYDHLNGFLYVDRLSDRWARKARKAVKRQGWGAPGFSWLPGVDPDPFGHDDVEHQHDENQHDL